In Torulaspora globosa chromosome 1, complete sequence, a genomic segment contains:
- the FMP30 gene encoding N-acetylphosphatidylethanolamine-hydrolyzing phospholipase D (ancestral locus Anc_8.582) produces MHARTIRNSILFRYSRCSIGRHTAFFRHELVQGTRRFNGFAKRKKRDDFEPSRHYVVGALLTVLIPYTGYALYVSACASNEIDERRKKLYSVERLDENYEGTLIKYSPLQVLGRYENPFDEYRIQTVYEFFCNRFVELFQRNRGGIPVDRLQMQQLMPVHKPQWVFDREVPGFKDVSEPLKHRILDNNSPEAVSILDQPLKEESTLFNTWLGQSCNLIVYNDLKILTDPLFTDFLLHETLGPKRITEMPCQIHEVPTPDIILVSHNHPDHLDLKSLEYWKDGHPLWIVPKGMKYFMDEHKVKNFIELSWWETCELDKNGQKYHISSTPAMHWSGRSLMDTNRSLWCSFLLSHHGKPILFHAGDTGYVKDLYTRIKTRFGGGCRLALLPCGQYCPEWHQRPRHINPRELIKIMNDLEARHALGVHWGTFVLSGEYFREPKERLEMLAEWKAIRGRCYCPELGKTEKFQ; encoded by the coding sequence ATGCATGCCCGCACAATAAGGAATTCCATCCTGTTTCGATATAGCCGGTGTTCAATTGGACGACATACAGCCTTCTTTCGTCATGAACTGGTCCAAGGCACCAGAAGGTTCAACGGGTTTGcaaaaaggaagaagagagatGATTTTGAGCCATCTAGACACTATGTTGTCGGAGCTCTTTTGACTGTGCTTATTCCGTATACTGGTTATGCGTTATACGTATCTGCTTGCGCTTCCAACGAGATAGATGAGCGCCGAAAGAAGCTGTACAGTGTAGAGCGGTTGGATGAAAACTACGAGGGAACCTTGATCAAGTACTCGCCTCTGCAAGTGTTGGGAAGGTATGAGAACCCCTTTGATGAGTACCGAATCCAAACGGTCTACGAGTTCTTCTGCAATCGATTTGTTGAACTGTTTCAAAGGAACAGAGGAGGTATACCAGTCGACAGGCTGCAGATGCAGCAGCTAATGCCCGTTCATAAGCCGCAGTGGGTCTTCGATCGCGAGGTGCCAGGattcaaagatgtctcAGAGCCACTCAAGCACAGAATATTAGACAATAATTCTCCAGAAGCTGTGTCTATCTTAGATCAGCCGCTTAAGGAAGAATCGACTTTGTTCAATACATGGCTGGGGCAATCGTGCAACCTTATTGTCTACaacgatttgaagatacTTACGGACCCACTTTTCACCGATTTTCTTTTGCATGAGACGCTTGGTCCCAAGCGAATCACGGAGATGCCATGTCAGATCCATGAGGTCCCCACTCCCGATATTATCTTGGTGTCTCATAATCATCCTGACCATCTCGATCTGAAAAGTTTGGAATATTGGAAGGACGGCCATCCGCTATGGATTGTGCCGAAGGGCATGAAGTATTTCATGGATGAGCATAAAGTTaagaacttcatcgaaTTGTCCTGGTGGGAAACGTGTGAACTAGATAAAAATGGGCAAAAATATCACATTTCCAGTACCCCGGCAATGCACTGGTCAGGAAGGTCGCTGATGGATACAAATCGCTCTTTGTGGTGCTCGTTTCTCTTGAGTCACCATGGAAAGCCAATTTTATTTCATGCGGGCGATACTGGCTATGTGAAGGACCTTTACACTAGAATCAAAACTCGCTTTGGAGGAGGCTGCAGACTGGCGTTGTTGCCTTGTGGGCAGTATTGCCCTGAATGGCACCAGAGACCGCGTCATATAAATCCAAGAGAGCTTATAAAGATTATGAACGATCTGGAGGCCCGTCATGCACTAGGAGTTCATTGGGGTACATTCGTTTTAAGCGGTGAATACTTCCGAGAGCCAAAGGAGCGACTCGAGATGCTCGCCGAATGGAAGGCAATTAGGGGAAGATGCTATTGTCCTGAGTTGGGTAAAACTGAAAAGTTCCAGTAA
- the ECM31 gene encoding 3-methyl-2-oxobutanoate hydroxymethyltransferase (ancestral locus Anc_8.583) encodes MSMVVPGIKPLISQALRVRGRSCYSVQAGREFKANTIHDIHEKYCRGAPLSMCTAYDYITANWVHDSNCDMLLVGDSLSMTSLGYESTTDLPFEEFKYHLRSVCRARGPALIVADMPYGSFEASLEQGISNSIEVMKLSSRVTSLKFEVGLHTKDQYTLNLVRELTSRGIPVVGHIGLTPQKVHSLGGYKVQGNKSLNEMIELQETAMMLQKAGCWSLVLECVPHKLAQYLTSQLSIPTIGIGAGSGTSGQVLVISDLLGMQGSNVPKFVKQYTNLHEEAVRAIKGYNAEVQEKNFPNQDLHTFKIKESLWKNFMEEIEDQPRH; translated from the coding sequence ATGAGCATGGTGGTACCAGGGataaagccattgataAGCCAGGCATTGAGAGTTCGTGGTAGGTCGTGCTACTCGGTACAGGCAGGAAGAGAGTTCAAAGCCAACACGATTCATGACATTCATGAGAAATATTGCAGAGGAGCTCCTCTAAGTATGTGTACCGCTTACGACTATATTACGGCCAATTGGGTCCATGATTCGAACTGTGATATGCTGCTTGTCGGAGACTCTTTGTCGATGACTTCACTTGGATACGAGTCTACTACAGATCTACCTTTCGAAGAATTCAAGTATCATCTACGGTCCGTTTGCAGAGCTCGTGGCCCAGCACTGATTGTGGCAGATATGCCCTATGGTAGTTTTGAAGCCAGCTTGGAACAAGGTATTTCAAATTCGATTGAGGTCATgaaattgagcagcagaGTGACATCTCTAAAGTTCGAAGTTGGTCTGCATACGAAGGATCAATACACATTGAATCTAGTCAGGGAGCTGACCTCTAGAGGCATACCAGTAGTTGGACATATTGGTCTCACTCCACAGAAGGTCCATTCGCTGGGCGGGTACAAAGTCCAAGGCAATAAGAGCCTTAACGAGATGAtagaacttcaagaaaccGCTATGATGCTGCAGAAAGCTGGATGCTGGTCATTGGTTCTTGAGTGCGTACCTCATAAGCTAGCTCAATATCTCACATCCCAACTTTCCATTCCGACGATTGGTATCGGTGCCGGAAGCGGTACAAGCGGCCAAGTTCTTGTGATAAGCGATCTTCTTGGTATGCAGGGTTCTAACGTTCCTAAATTTGTTAAGCAATACACCAACCTGCATGAGGAAGCAGTAAGAGCTATCAAAGGCTACAATGCGGAggttcaagaaaagaaCTTCCCAAATCAAGATCTGCATACgttcaaaatcaaagaaagcttgTGGAAGAATTTCATGGAGGAGATAGAAGATCAACCTCGTCATTAA